One genomic region from Spirosoma sp. KCTC 42546 encodes:
- a CDS encoding LytTR family DNA-binding domain-containing protein: MTKPIYLHQNGHVSTYAALKSAQYELRMHLPNTGKIILPMADLMYLQAASNYCWLHWKDGQRILTPRTLKYYEPMLPEAWFVRPHRNCIVNIHYIDRMEYLYPDKGGLLHLHSGEILPVSRRRWVDIKNTYKHMRSQQALPLN, translated from the coding sequence ATGACTAAACCAATCTACCTCCACCAAAACGGTCACGTTTCGACTTACGCGGCCCTCAAGTCTGCTCAGTACGAACTCAGAATGCACCTTCCGAATACCGGAAAAATCATCCTGCCCATGGCCGACCTGATGTACTTGCAGGCCGCCAGTAATTACTGCTGGCTGCATTGGAAAGATGGCCAGCGGATATTGACCCCTCGTACCCTGAAATATTACGAACCCATGTTGCCCGAAGCCTGGTTTGTTCGCCCCCATCGCAACTGTATTGTCAATATCCACTACATTGACCGGATGGAATATCTGTATCCTGATAAGGGAGGTCTGCTTCACTTACACTCGGGAGAAATACTTCCGGTATCGCGTCGGCGCTGGGTAGACATTAAGAATACCTACAAACACATGCGTAGCCAACAAGCGCTACCACTGAACTAG